From Leptospira congkakensis, one genomic window encodes:
- a CDS encoding SDR family NAD(P)-dependent oxidoreductase, whose amino-acid sequence MGKKIIIVGASSGIGKAIAEAELNAGNSVVLLARREKPLESIAKKANTTKEKRAFPLVFDVTKFSTAEKTFAKALSLLGGVDEVYFASGVMPQISPNEYNTTKDLEMLNVNLLGAVAFLNPVATYFTNQKSGKIIGISSIAGERGRKGNPVYNTSKAGFNTYLEALRNRLSESNAQVTTIKPGFVITEMTKGLDLPEKGLLKAITAEEAAEKIRQIVASGKDEAFVPGIWALVGLIIRNIPNFIFKKLSI is encoded by the coding sequence ATGGGGAAAAAAATAATCATCGTCGGTGCCTCGAGTGGGATCGGAAAAGCCATTGCAGAAGCTGAATTGAACGCAGGGAATTCTGTGGTTCTTTTGGCAAGAAGGGAAAAACCCTTAGAGTCCATTGCCAAAAAAGCAAATACAACCAAAGAAAAAAGAGCCTTCCCTTTGGTCTTTGATGTGACAAAGTTTTCTACAGCAGAGAAAACTTTTGCGAAAGCATTGAGTTTGCTTGGCGGAGTGGACGAAGTGTATTTTGCATCGGGTGTGATGCCACAAATTTCTCCTAATGAGTACAATACGACAAAAGATTTGGAAATGTTAAATGTCAATCTTCTAGGTGCTGTTGCTTTCCTAAACCCAGTTGCTACTTATTTTACTAATCAAAAGTCTGGGAAAATTATTGGGATCTCTTCCATCGCCGGTGAACGCGGTAGAAAAGGAAATCCAGTTTACAATACATCCAAAGCTGGATTCAACACATATTTGGAAGCTCTCCGCAATCGCCTCTCTGAATCAAATGCCCAAGTAACAACGATTAAACCAGGATTTGTGATTACGGAGATGACCAAAGGTCTCGATCTTCCTGAGAAAGGACTTTTAAAAGCAATCACTGCCGAAGAAGCCGCAGAAAAAATCCGCCAAATCGTTGCTAGCGGGAAAGACGAAGCATTTGTTCCAGGAATCTGGGCACTAGTAGGACTTATCATTCGTAACATTCCCAATTTCATTTTTAAAAAACTGAGTATATAA
- a CDS encoding FecR family protein: MNLDKRDRLVLFTLLAVAILFSILFYLDINRKIGIGDREVVGTIFFKNNIVQRKFEDEVIWEKLENNSPLTNKDTIRSEAFSDALIRLKDGTEINIDENSMFNLDLTGEEPNLEFTQGSLEVKKDDSKPNQLKITSAGSEINVDSGNVKIEKSKERELSLFVEKGKTTVKQKDGKSVAVEEGKKAEFKKTGIEIKKIPVVLLAPTSQKLFFTDPDDVSVNFKWKQEPGYGDPNIEISRSPNFQMTFINEKVEGTGSNFRLKEGTFYWRIKVKNKQGTDFEFSEVNKFFVTKLESFQGESPEQGTVFPFVQTYPLVTLTWTKLTTANSYKLILSSSPKFTNPIKQLDTTANQISYDDLKEGTYYWKVVAKSSFPDTKDRESQVLSFIIKKQNTIPAPKWLRPANGSEISAEEIKQNQAILIWDGNAELKSYQLKIASDPKMKNIVFSEETVSNFLVPNWAQMGKGSFYASLIGKSKEGKETETSSTLNFTVVDKKKKIEPEEEPTETKQEPKLEMMSPNGTIVQMKGKSSLDFQWKVTGTAPDRYDLVLYQHTADKKTAIYKITTKESKHNLKDLGILDEGSFSWDLSVYKDSNLLLSRKGSFILALDQFKSLKPTDIEFISPKRLYKEKR, translated from the coding sequence ATGAATTTAGACAAACGAGATCGCCTCGTATTATTTACCCTACTTGCTGTTGCTATTTTGTTTTCGATTTTGTTTTATCTGGATATCAATCGTAAAATTGGAATTGGAGACCGCGAGGTAGTTGGAACTATTTTTTTCAAAAACAATATTGTTCAAAGAAAATTTGAAGATGAAGTGATTTGGGAAAAACTAGAAAACAATAGTCCACTCACCAACAAAGATACAATCCGTTCAGAAGCATTTTCCGATGCCCTCATTCGATTAAAAGATGGAACCGAAATCAATATTGATGAAAATTCAATGTTTAACTTAGATTTAACGGGCGAAGAACCAAACCTTGAATTTACCCAAGGTTCTCTAGAAGTTAAAAAAGATGATTCCAAACCCAACCAACTTAAAATCACCAGTGCAGGAAGTGAAATCAACGTAGACTCCGGAAATGTTAAAATAGAAAAATCCAAAGAACGAGAACTTAGTTTATTTGTAGAAAAAGGAAAAACCACGGTCAAACAAAAAGACGGAAAGTCTGTGGCCGTAGAAGAAGGAAAAAAAGCGGAATTCAAAAAAACAGGAATCGAAATTAAAAAAATTCCCGTAGTTCTTTTGGCTCCTACTTCGCAAAAATTATTTTTTACAGATCCAGACGATGTATCTGTAAATTTCAAATGGAAACAAGAACCTGGATATGGAGACCCGAATATAGAAATCTCTAGATCACCTAACTTTCAGATGACGTTTATTAATGAAAAAGTGGAAGGGACTGGAAGCAACTTTCGATTGAAAGAAGGGACTTTTTATTGGAGAATCAAGGTTAAAAACAAACAAGGAACGGACTTTGAGTTTAGTGAAGTGAATAAGTTCTTTGTCACAAAATTGGAATCCTTCCAAGGAGAATCTCCCGAACAAGGAACTGTATTTCCTTTCGTCCAAACCTATCCGCTCGTCACTCTCACTTGGACAAAACTAACTACTGCAAATTCTTATAAACTAATTTTATCGAGTTCTCCGAAATTCACAAATCCAATCAAACAATTGGATACAACAGCCAACCAAATTTCTTATGACGATTTAAAGGAAGGTACATACTACTGGAAGGTAGTTGCCAAATCATCATTTCCTGACACTAAAGATAGGGAGAGTCAAGTCCTATCCTTTATTATCAAAAAACAAAATACCATACCTGCACCTAAATGGTTACGACCGGCCAATGGATCAGAAATTTCGGCGGAAGAAATCAAACAAAACCAAGCCATTTTGATTTGGGATGGGAATGCAGAATTAAAATCCTACCAGTTAAAAATTGCCAGTGATCCCAAAATGAAAAATATTGTTTTTTCAGAAGAAACTGTTTCCAACTTTCTTGTACCTAACTGGGCTCAGATGGGAAAAGGAAGTTTTTATGCGAGTCTCATAGGTAAATCAAAAGAAGGCAAAGAAACAGAAACTTCATCTACTTTAAATTTTACTGTCGTAGACAAAAAGAAAAAAATAGAACCAGAAGAAGAACCAACAGAAACTAAACAAGAACCAAAATTGGAAATGATGTCTCCCAATGGAACCATTGTCCAAATGAAAGGAAAATCAAGTTTGGACTTCCAATGGAAGGTCACAGGTACCGCGCCAGACAGATATGATTTGGTTTTATACCAACATACAGCTGATAAAAAAACTGCGATTTATAAAATCACAACAAAAGAATCCAAACATAACCTAAAAGATTTAGGAATTTTGGATGAAGGTTCCTTCTCTTGGGATCTCAGCGTATACAAGGATTCTAACCTACTACTTTCCAGAAAGGGAAGTTTTATCTTAGCATTGGATCAATTTAAATCTTTAAAACCAACTGATATCGAATTCATTTCGCCAAAACGATTGTACAAAGAGAAACGATGA
- a CDS encoding DUF1574 domain-containing protein produces the protein MDLIRNRYLLVPFLVVFLTFCLDKLLLLENVHTYFSKSLSDINYIQKHQLYEDLKVYLSNKDRDKVLVYFGNSRALLFDNEYIHKKYPGWVMFNFSVPGGKPDYVLQWMEQFHKDKVKPDFFLFDHSVEMYNAAATLKVDETLTNGLNVSFVLKHFSLFSTDDISTLIAKRMFRAYQYRPKLEVILTRAKNKETFLIPYRELRNNLMENLNQGKGSAMTPGTHKSVLPQELLKKSAFGDFHSYLVPFHFSDQVLSFTDQSLVLAKDLGVPSAVIWVRLSLPYMDHIRNLKVSVGNGREDTVYHDWYPRMIEYHKKNGVPFWNMNDDPNYTCNNFSDAGHMSPTCYDEYTDFIFKNLIQSFVKGAR, from the coding sequence GTGGATTTAATTCGTAACCGATATTTACTTGTCCCGTTTTTGGTTGTATTCCTAACCTTTTGCCTAGACAAACTCTTACTTCTTGAGAATGTACATACTTATTTTTCAAAATCACTTTCTGATATTAATTACATCCAAAAACATCAGTTGTATGAAGATTTAAAAGTATATTTATCAAACAAAGACCGAGACAAGGTTTTGGTTTATTTTGGAAATTCCCGTGCTCTTTTATTTGATAATGAATACATCCATAAAAAATATCCAGGTTGGGTGATGTTTAATTTCTCCGTACCGGGAGGAAAACCTGATTATGTATTACAATGGATGGAACAATTTCATAAAGACAAGGTAAAACCTGATTTCTTTTTGTTTGATCATTCCGTGGAAATGTACAATGCGGCAGCAACTTTAAAAGTCGATGAAACACTTACCAATGGATTGAATGTATCTTTTGTTTTAAAACATTTTTCTTTATTTTCAACGGATGATATTTCCACTCTCATCGCCAAGCGAATGTTCCGTGCTTATCAATATCGTCCCAAATTAGAAGTTATCCTCACAAGAGCCAAAAACAAAGAAACTTTTCTCATTCCTTATAGAGAACTTCGAAACAACTTGATGGAAAATTTAAATCAGGGGAAAGGATCTGCAATGACTCCGGGTACACATAAGTCTGTCCTTCCTCAGGAGTTGTTAAAAAAATCGGCGTTCGGAGACTTTCATTCCTATTTAGTCCCTTTTCATTTTTCGGATCAGGTACTTAGTTTTACAGACCAGTCTTTAGTTTTGGCGAAAGATCTTGGTGTGCCATCTGCTGTGATTTGGGTTCGACTTTCTTTACCTTATATGGATCATATTCGAAACTTAAAAGTTTCTGTAGGAAATGGAAGGGAAGATACGGTGTATCATGATTGGTATCCAAGAATGATTGAATACCATAAAAAGAATGGGGTGCCGTTTTGGAATATGAACGATGACCCAAATTACACCTGCAACAATTTTAGTGATGCAGGTCATATGTCACCGACTTGTTACGATGAGTATACCGACTTTATTTTTAAAAACTTAATTCAGTCTTTTGTAAAAGGTGCTCGGTAA
- a CDS encoding MBOAT family O-acyltransferase: MLFNSIPFLIFFSIVYLLYWAIPKEIRKYFLLIAGIGFYAYFSPALTVHFLIVIGINYLLYRKIKSTPTKFWIGFTVSLNLINLGFFKYVYFFSRALADLTNYPFFKQVPDLIHIALPLAISFYTFQVIAAAIDTYRDSSKPVVKVEDYFLFVAFFPVLIAGPIMRMSDFFPNLDKLVPNKEKMYRASYLLMSGLVKKVLVADPMSLTISPVFGSPAEYDSFSLFIAGVCYAIQVYSDFSGLTDMARSVALFLGFETPENFKAPFFSTSGRELWKRWHITLSFWLRDYIYFPLGGSRKGEVRTYLNLIIIMTLGGFWHGADYTFICWGFYWGVLLAAERFFEDKLGWKLTPEKNKFLIVCKALIVFVLFSISGLMFRSNNASNMIDHFHGIFTHFTGSLEIMFLGDSNQWLVPATSLFGNGSSFRFQHIENLERIFYTSIALLFFHHIQYVPEFWERVRKHDVWLAPILGVVTIFLLATLSQDGGEFIYYKF, from the coding sequence ATGTTGTTCAACTCAATTCCATTTTTAATCTTTTTTTCCATTGTTTATTTACTCTATTGGGCCATTCCCAAAGAGATTCGAAAGTATTTCCTACTCATTGCAGGGATTGGTTTTTATGCCTACTTTTCGCCTGCACTGACCGTTCATTTTCTCATCGTCATCGGTATCAATTATCTATTGTATCGCAAAATCAAATCCACTCCCACAAAGTTTTGGATTGGATTTACTGTATCACTCAACTTAATCAACTTAGGATTTTTTAAATACGTTTATTTTTTCAGTAGGGCTCTTGCTGATCTTACGAACTATCCGTTCTTTAAACAAGTTCCCGATCTCATTCACATTGCACTTCCACTCGCAATTAGTTTTTATACGTTCCAAGTCATTGCTGCTGCCATTGATACTTACCGTGATTCCTCAAAACCCGTAGTCAAAGTAGAAGATTACTTTTTGTTTGTAGCATTCTTTCCTGTTTTGATTGCCGGGCCCATCATGAGGATGTCTGATTTTTTTCCAAACTTGGACAAACTAGTTCCAAACAAAGAAAAGATGTACAGGGCCTCTTATCTACTCATGTCGGGTCTTGTGAAAAAAGTTCTAGTAGCTGATCCTATGTCCCTCACCATCTCGCCGGTGTTTGGTTCTCCAGCTGAGTATGATTCCTTTTCTTTATTCATCGCAGGGGTTTGTTATGCGATCCAAGTCTATAGTGATTTTTCGGGTCTCACTGACATGGCGCGTTCTGTGGCATTGTTTTTAGGATTCGAAACACCAGAAAACTTTAAAGCTCCCTTTTTCTCTACATCTGGTAGGGAACTTTGGAAACGTTGGCATATCACATTATCTTTTTGGCTAAGAGATTATATTTATTTTCCACTCGGTGGTTCTCGCAAAGGTGAGGTTCGTACTTACTTAAACCTCATCATCATCATGACACTCGGTGGTTTTTGGCATGGGGCCGATTATACCTTTATCTGTTGGGGATTTTATTGGGGTGTGCTTCTTGCTGCGGAACGTTTTTTCGAAGACAAACTTGGTTGGAAATTAACTCCAGAAAAAAACAAATTCTTAATCGTATGTAAGGCTCTCATTGTATTTGTTTTGTTTTCCATTTCGGGTCTTATGTTTCGTTCCAACAATGCATCAAACATGATTGATCATTTCCATGGAATTTTTACACACTTTACAGGCAGTTTGGAAATTATGTTTCTCGGTGATTCCAATCAATGGTTGGTTCCTGCCACATCTTTATTTGGAAATGGATCTTCTTTTCGATTCCAACACATCGAAAATTTAGAACGAATCTTTTATACTTCGATTGCTTTATTGTTTTTTCATCATATCCAATATGTTCCTGAGTTTTGGGAACGTGTCCGTAAACATGATGTATGGCTTGCTCCCATACTTGGTGTTGTTACTATTTTCCTTCTCGCCACACTATCCCAAGATGGTGGAGAGTTTATCTATTATAAGTTTTAG
- a CDS encoding LIC11270 family surface protein, which produces MKSIFLFFFVILLHITLFIDCKTKVSLGDETKLPVISTLFNNRMLLLLKGTYATDYPLDWSELNNGTGDLYVDDQGEGLDPGMTLVNQPKAGNMPIYLDIGEVRISSKFVKGLNELTQIRDTVDSNKFWDYIAPNRQVFCTVTYSFDNNTCVENNGILKAYDFFNGIGAQFTSNDPSSETIGWLESAGSGQPWFGRQYYYAGIYFRSLMTGYALDAGVPISGRFDNRPIINALNIVPRNNYIAGTTSAAKSSIVPKMFPALYSQLPTQAIQSDMQIRDGFDPYILEVRINLKENLMLHSYLTSRSTVVTYVGVSDIFFDHKGEGDAGGNILTRARVIYPETASSITISGGGNSLLHYYGIFRFHENEFINVLPLAATPAKQDAKIKYLNPGTYRAVCLGDLTKRDGYPDTVVRETTFTIPEYPFRQTYNIDLTCP; this is translated from the coding sequence ATGAAATCTATTTTCCTTTTTTTCTTTGTTATTCTTTTACATATAACCCTTTTCATCGATTGTAAAACCAAAGTCAGTTTAGGTGATGAAACAAAACTTCCCGTTATCTCCACCCTCTTCAACAATCGTATGTTATTACTCCTCAAAGGAACATACGCTACTGACTATCCACTGGATTGGAGCGAACTCAATAATGGAACTGGGGATTTGTATGTAGATGACCAAGGGGAAGGTCTAGACCCAGGTATGACTTTGGTCAACCAACCGAAAGCCGGAAACATGCCTATCTATTTGGATATTGGAGAGGTTCGGATTTCCAGTAAGTTTGTAAAAGGATTAAATGAACTGACACAAATTCGTGATACAGTGGATTCCAATAAATTCTGGGACTATATTGCACCTAACAGACAGGTATTTTGTACAGTAACATATTCTTTTGATAATAACACTTGTGTAGAAAATAATGGGATTTTGAAGGCTTACGATTTCTTTAATGGAATCGGAGCTCAGTTTACATCCAATGACCCTTCTTCTGAAACAATCGGATGGCTTGAATCAGCTGGCTCTGGACAACCTTGGTTTGGACGTCAGTATTATTATGCGGGGATTTACTTCCGCTCTCTGATGACAGGTTATGCTTTGGATGCAGGAGTTCCCATTTCAGGACGTTTTGACAATAGACCCATCATCAATGCACTCAATATTGTCCCACGTAACAACTACATAGCCGGCACAACTTCTGCTGCTAAAAGTAGTATTGTACCAAAGATGTTTCCGGCTTTATATTCACAACTTCCCACCCAAGCAATCCAATCCGATATGCAAATAAGGGATGGATTCGATCCTTATATTTTAGAAGTACGGATCAATTTAAAAGAAAATTTAATGTTACATTCTTACCTAACAAGTCGTTCAACAGTTGTCACTTATGTTGGTGTGAGTGATATCTTTTTTGACCACAAAGGGGAAGGAGATGCGGGTGGAAATATATTGACAAGGGCACGAGTCATTTACCCAGAAACTGCGTCTAGCATCACTATTTCCGGTGGTGGCAATTCATTGTTACATTATTATGGCATCTTTCGATTCCATGAAAATGAATTTATCAACGTTTTGCCTCTTGCGGCGACACCTGCAAAACAAGATGCCAAAATCAAATACCTAAACCCAGGTACATATAGGGCAGTTTGTTTGGGAGACCTAACAAAACGGGACGGTTATCCGGACACTGTAGTACGAGAGACTACATTCACAATTCCCGAATATCCATTCAGACAAACATATAACATTGATTTGACATGCCCTTAG
- a CDS encoding FAD-binding oxidoreductase → MVAKKTKSIPDLKVPKKEKVEAWGMSSFSLSPIFRPESEEEIKELFVWANQTGTKVALRGGGCSYGDASTNTDGIVLDLTHFNKVLDFNLKTGVMTVQSGARIKDLWETGIENGFWPPVVSGTMMPTLGGALSMNIHGKNNFKVGTIGEHIKEFTFLTAKGDILVCSPKKNTDLFYSAISGFGMLGCFLTVQIKMKPIYAGKMKIDPVYVRNFDELFAYFEEHYKTSDYLVGWIDAFASGKSMGRGQIHKATNLKEGEDPDFPGNCLLERQHLPTRLFYVIPKKWMWILMRPFSFNLGMRLINLAKCIASILVNNKAYYQGHAEYAFLLDYVPNWKFVYKPGAMIQYQVFIPKENAKQAFREIFTICQERGIVNYLSVFKKHKPDPFLLTHAVDGFSMAMDFPVTKGNREKLWALCKEMDEIVLKHKGRFYFAKDSTLRKRVMESYFPKDNLKRFYSLKKKYDPKGILQTDLYKRVFLTEN, encoded by the coding sequence ATGGTCGCTAAAAAAACAAAATCCATTCCTGATTTAAAAGTTCCCAAAAAGGAAAAAGTCGAAGCATGGGGTATGAGTTCTTTTTCTCTATCACCCATATTTCGTCCAGAATCGGAAGAAGAAATCAAAGAACTCTTTGTTTGGGCCAATCAAACTGGCACCAAAGTTGCGTTACGTGGTGGTGGTTGTAGTTATGGTGATGCTTCTACAAACACAGATGGAATCGTTTTAGATTTAACTCACTTCAATAAAGTTTTAGATTTTAATTTAAAAACTGGTGTGATGACGGTTCAGTCAGGTGCTCGCATCAAAGACCTTTGGGAAACAGGAATCGAAAATGGATTTTGGCCTCCTGTTGTTTCAGGAACCATGATGCCTACACTTGGTGGTGCTCTTTCTATGAACATTCATGGAAAAAACAACTTCAAAGTAGGAACCATTGGTGAACATATCAAAGAATTTACATTTCTCACTGCCAAAGGAGATATTTTAGTTTGTTCTCCTAAAAAAAATACAGATTTGTTTTACTCTGCTATTTCCGGCTTTGGAATGTTAGGTTGTTTTTTAACAGTCCAAATCAAAATGAAACCAATCTATGCTGGCAAAATGAAAATTGATCCAGTGTATGTAAGAAACTTCGATGAATTATTCGCTTATTTCGAAGAACATTACAAAACATCTGATTATTTAGTTGGTTGGATTGATGCTTTTGCTTCTGGAAAATCAATGGGTAGAGGCCAGATTCACAAAGCCACAAATCTAAAAGAAGGCGAAGATCCTGACTTTCCGGGTAACTGTTTACTCGAAAGACAACACCTTCCCACTCGCCTATTCTACGTAATTCCTAAAAAATGGATGTGGATCCTCATGCGTCCTTTTAGTTTTAATTTAGGGATGCGGCTCATCAATTTGGCAAAATGTATCGCAAGTATTCTCGTAAACAATAAAGCCTATTACCAAGGCCATGCGGAATATGCATTTTTATTAGATTACGTTCCCAATTGGAAGTTTGTTTACAAACCAGGTGCGATGATCCAATACCAAGTGTTCATTCCGAAAGAAAACGCCAAACAAGCGTTCCGTGAAATTTTTACCATTTGCCAAGAACGTGGAATAGTAAATTACCTATCTGTTTTCAAAAAACATAAACCAGATCCATTTTTACTCACTCACGCTGTGGATGGATTTTCAATGGCTATGGACTTTCCGGTCACCAAAGGAAACAGAGAAAAACTCTGGGCACTTTGTAAAGAAATGGATGAAATTGTTTTAAAACACAAAGGAAGATTTTATTTTGCAAAAGACTCCACCCTTCGCAAACGTGTGATGGAATCTTATTTTCCTAAAGACAATCTGAAAAGGTTTTACTCTTTGAAGAAAAAATATGATCCAAAGGGAATTTTACAAACTGATCTTTACAAACGAGTGTTTTTAACAGAAAACTAA
- a CDS encoding adenylate/guanylate cyclase domain-containing protein: MKTILLKLRSLFSKDSHLHGELQFPIRYKLLLITSIVLLVSMSGIIFLASYFFRKDSEVRVKENNIKINEILSLKVKSDLHSMKQDVHITASAILRSPNSANAIAKELFEEDQNFLLIGAYDVSLNPKFEALNDEFLQKYDYQKSEVKGLLRNIQPKLKKSFSGTTVIWNASPHFRHPILCLSFPLSESKDTHTILVTLIKLDSLLDAFQTSGPVETFLVSEDGSVLAHPDAKVVLSGINLNDLPIVERMKKSPVDNGQFRYESKDGVSYLGSFKKLGLGGVGVISQVREAKIFEEVNNIQKRNVYILIVSLALSFIVVYIFAKSLSTPILKLVDASEEIRRGNYHIELHATTHDEIGTLTKSFVSMGRGLEEREKLKDSFGRFVNQDIAELAAKGKLSIGGQRKHCTIFFSDIRSFTAISEKLQPEEVVEFLNQYMTEMVKCVQDTGGTVDKFIGDAIMATWGALRDSKQHAKSSVEAALRMREVLIEFNKDRGTVKKPIIQIGCGINTGYVIAGQIGSSDKMEYTVIGDSVNLASRVESLNKETNTDILITESTYQEIKSDFHVISMGEIELKGKSKAQKVYAVLGRKSDTDYPKNLGELQKLVGITVVKKGKK, from the coding sequence ATGAAAACGATTCTGCTAAAACTACGATCCCTCTTTTCCAAAGATTCCCATTTACATGGGGAACTGCAGTTTCCGATCCGCTACAAACTCCTTCTCATTACCTCGATTGTATTACTTGTTTCCATGTCGGGGATCATCTTTCTCGCTTCTTATTTTTTTCGAAAGGATAGTGAGGTTCGAGTTAAAGAAAACAATATTAAAATCAATGAAATCCTTTCTTTAAAGGTAAAATCAGATTTACATTCGATGAAACAAGATGTGCACATTACGGCATCTGCCATTCTAAGAAGCCCAAACTCAGCAAATGCAATCGCCAAAGAGTTGTTTGAAGAAGATCAAAACTTTCTTTTGATTGGAGCCTATGATGTTAGTTTGAATCCAAAGTTTGAAGCATTGAATGATGAGTTTTTACAAAAATACGATTACCAAAAATCAGAAGTAAAGGGATTACTTCGTAACATCCAACCTAAGTTAAAAAAATCTTTCAGTGGTACAACTGTTATATGGAATGCAAGCCCACACTTCCGTCATCCCATACTTTGCCTCAGCTTTCCCCTGTCTGAATCTAAAGACACACATACAATCCTTGTTACTTTAATTAAACTCGATAGCCTACTCGATGCCTTTCAAACATCTGGACCTGTTGAAACCTTTCTTGTCAGTGAAGATGGAAGTGTACTCGCACATCCAGATGCTAAAGTTGTATTATCAGGAATCAATCTAAACGATCTACCCATTGTAGAACGAATGAAAAAATCTCCTGTTGACAATGGTCAATTTCGTTATGAATCCAAAGATGGAGTCTCCTACCTTGGTTCATTTAAAAAATTGGGACTCGGTGGTGTGGGAGTGATATCCCAAGTTAGGGAAGCTAAAATCTTTGAAGAAGTAAATAACATTCAAAAACGGAATGTTTACATACTCATCGTATCTTTGGCACTTTCGTTTATTGTTGTTTATATTTTTGCAAAATCTCTATCCACACCCATTTTGAAATTGGTAGATGCTTCAGAAGAAATTCGACGAGGGAATTATCATATCGAACTTCATGCCACAACACATGATGAAATTGGAACCTTAACCAAATCGTTCGTAAGTATGGGACGAGGTTTGGAAGAAAGGGAAAAATTAAAAGATTCCTTTGGACGATTTGTCAACCAAGACATTGCAGAACTTGCAGCCAAAGGAAAACTATCTATTGGTGGGCAGAGAAAACACTGCACGATCTTTTTCTCGGATATCAGAAGTTTTACGGCCATTTCAGAAAAACTCCAACCGGAAGAGGTTGTAGAATTTTTAAACCAATACATGACCGAGATGGTGAAATGTGTTCAAGACACAGGAGGAACCGTAGATAAGTTTATTGGTGATGCCATCATGGCAACTTGGGGAGCCCTACGTGATTCCAAACAACATGCAAAGTCATCAGTAGAAGCTGCCCTTCGTATGCGGGAAGTACTTATCGAATTTAACAAAGACAGAGGAACTGTCAAAAAACCAATCATTCAAATTGGTTGTGGGATTAACACTGGCTATGTGATTGCAGGACAAATCGGAAGTTCCGATAAAATGGAATACACTGTGATTGGAGATTCTGTGAATCTTGCATCCCGTGTGGAATCACTCAATAAAGAAACCAACACAGATATCCTCATCACAGAATCCACTTACCAAGAAATCAAGTCCGACTTCCATGTGATCAGCATGGGCGAAATTGAATTAAAAGGTAAATCTAAAGCACAAAAAGTTTATGCCGTCCTTGGAAGGAAATCAGACACCGATTATCCAAAGAATTTGGGCGAACTACAGAAGTTAGTGGGCATCACTGTAGTGAAGAAGGGGAAAAAATGA
- a CDS encoding NYN domain-containing protein, protein MPVIERILIDGMNLMYKFPDLAFCLGEYRLQDARDGLLVHLDRFYLKDQHSKILVFFDGKKDLTSDCYSEDWGKFSIHYSHEKKADELIIGYLNLCPIPSQCLVITTDKEIISFARRLRAKRMTSEEFYAEWLKREAEEDETEFNHLKEGLTPSSETDYWERQFLP, encoded by the coding sequence GTGCCCGTAATTGAGAGAATCCTGATCGATGGGATGAATCTAATGTATAAATTTCCCGATTTGGCTTTTTGTTTGGGTGAATACCGCCTGCAAGATGCCCGGGATGGGTTGCTTGTCCATCTAGATCGATTCTATCTTAAGGACCAACATTCCAAAATTTTGGTGTTTTTTGACGGCAAAAAGGATCTTACCTCCGACTGTTATTCGGAAGATTGGGGTAAATTTTCCATCCATTACAGTCATGAAAAAAAAGCAGACGAACTCATAATTGGTTATCTCAACTTATGTCCAATACCTTCGCAGTGTTTGGTGATCACAACAGACAAGGAGATCATCAGTTTCGCAAGAAGGCTTCGGGCCAAACGAATGACCTCCGAAGAGTTTTATGCCGAATGGCTCAAACGGGAAGCGGAAGAGGACGAAACGGAATTTAACCACCTGAAAGAAGGATTGACACCAAGTTCGGAAACCGATTACTGGGAGAGACAATTCCTTCCTTGA